A stretch of Nymphalis io chromosome 29, ilAglIoxx1.1, whole genome shotgun sequence DNA encodes these proteins:
- the LOC126779545 gene encoding phenoloxidase-activating factor 2-like isoform X2, whose amino-acid sequence MFSRQGLVAVLIISYTSTIQTANDEDTSKWVQQTFNNATEDDIDLTPTGEKINDLDCITDNSEVGTCVVYYLCDPDTHTIIADGTTLIDMRQRQCISYLDVCCGHKSILPEETLTTTQKQPNTNPHDVIKFQEELHTTPATFNATFSDDKMEKNLHSSEHFSSQCGWDVPSLFVFPKNDSAIYANYGEFPWAVALIKKKPTKTWSPNDYLGGGTLIHPSVVLTVAHKVDKINAQKIKIRAGEWDTQTVKEKHQYQEKNVKRILIHPHFFKTSLYFDVALLITESPFDLAAAPHIKPACLGTSLPSPGTECFSMGWGPDFNNEDKYATILKKIQLPLVGSGDCTEKLQQSRLGTYFRIHSSLTCAGGIKGIDTCQGDGGSALVCPIETKNNYTRYVAYGLVAYGIDCGVADRPGVYANIPAALEWINQEMIKQNYGIGTYTA is encoded by the exons ATGTTTTCGAG GCAGGGTTTGGTTGCTGTTCTCATAATCTCGTATACTTCAACTATCCAAACAGCGAATGACGAAGACACATCGAAATGGGTGCAGCAAACATTTAACAATGCGACCG aggACGACATTGATTTAACACCAACCGGTGAAA aaataaatGATCTAGACTGTATCACGGACAACAGTGAGGTGGGTACCTGTGTGGTGTATTATCTTTGCGATCCAGACACCCACACCATAATCGCTGATGGCACAACACTCATAGATATGAG ACAGAGGCAGTGTATATCATACCTGGATGTGTGCTGTGGGCACAAGAGCATATTACCTGAAGAGACACTGACCACAACACAGAAGCAACCAAATACGAATCCTCATGACGTCATTAAATTCCAAGAAGAGCTTCATACAACACCAGCTACTTTTAATGCTACTTTTAGTGATGACAAAATGGAGAAGAATTTGCATTCTAGTG AACACTTCTCCAGTCAGTGTGGCTGGGATGTGCCGAGTCTATTTGTATTCCCGAAGAACGATTCAGCTATTTACGCAAACTATGGCGAATTCCCGTGGGCAGTCGCTCTTATAAA GAAAAAGCCAACAAAAACATGGTCACCAAACGACTACCTGGGTGGTGGTACTCTGATCCATCCGTCGGTGGTACTGACGGTAGCACACAAGGTTGACAAAATCAATGCTCAAAAG ATAAAAATCCGCGCTGGTGAGTGGGATACACAAACGGTCAAAGAGAAACACCAATATCAAGAGAAAAATGTGAAGAGAATCCTAATTCATCCCCACTTTTTTAAGA CATCGTTGTACTTCGACGTGGCGCTGCTCATCACGGAGAGCCCATTTGATCTTGCAGCCGCACCTCATATAAAACCAGCTTGTCTTGGAACGAGTCTCCCATCCCCCGGGACAGAATGTTTCAGTATGGGCTGGGGTCCAGATTTTAATAATGAGGATAAATATGCGACTATCTTGAAAAag ATCCAGTTACCCTTGGTGGGGTCGGGAGACTGTACGGAGAAACTCCAGCAGTCCAGACTAGGGACGTATTTCAGAATCCACTCGTCCCTAACCTGTGCTGGGGGTATAAAGGGAATCGATACGTGTCAGGGTGACGGGGGCTCAGCTCTAGTCTGCCCTATAGAG ACCAAGAATAATTACACTCGATATGTAGCATATGGCTTGGTAGCGTATGGAATCGACTGCGGTGTAGCTGATCGACCAGGTGTGTACGCGAACATACCAGCAGCACTCGAATGGATAAACCAAGAAATGATCAAACAGAACTATGGTATTGGAACGTACACCGCATGA
- the LOC126779545 gene encoding phenoloxidase-activating factor 2-like isoform X1, whose product MFSRQGLVAVLIISYTSTIQTANDEDTSKWVQQTFNNATEDDIDLTPTGEKINDLDCITDNSEVGTCVVYYLCDPDTHTIIADGTTLIDMRQRQCISYLDVCCGHKSILPEETLTTTQKQPNTNPHDVIKFQEELHTTPATFNATFSDDKMEKNLHSSVAEHFSSQCGWDVPSLFVFPKNDSAIYANYGEFPWAVALIKKKPTKTWSPNDYLGGGTLIHPSVVLTVAHKVDKINAQKIKIRAGEWDTQTVKEKHQYQEKNVKRILIHPHFFKTSLYFDVALLITESPFDLAAAPHIKPACLGTSLPSPGTECFSMGWGPDFNNEDKYATILKKIQLPLVGSGDCTEKLQQSRLGTYFRIHSSLTCAGGIKGIDTCQGDGGSALVCPIETKNNYTRYVAYGLVAYGIDCGVADRPGVYANIPAALEWINQEMIKQNYGIGTYTA is encoded by the exons ATGTTTTCGAG GCAGGGTTTGGTTGCTGTTCTCATAATCTCGTATACTTCAACTATCCAAACAGCGAATGACGAAGACACATCGAAATGGGTGCAGCAAACATTTAACAATGCGACCG aggACGACATTGATTTAACACCAACCGGTGAAA aaataaatGATCTAGACTGTATCACGGACAACAGTGAGGTGGGTACCTGTGTGGTGTATTATCTTTGCGATCCAGACACCCACACCATAATCGCTGATGGCACAACACTCATAGATATGAG ACAGAGGCAGTGTATATCATACCTGGATGTGTGCTGTGGGCACAAGAGCATATTACCTGAAGAGACACTGACCACAACACAGAAGCAACCAAATACGAATCCTCATGACGTCATTAAATTCCAAGAAGAGCTTCATACAACACCAGCTACTTTTAATGCTACTTTTAGTGATGACAAAATGGAGAAGAATTTGCATTCTAGTG ttGCAGAACACTTCTCCAGTCAGTGTGGCTGGGATGTGCCGAGTCTATTTGTATTCCCGAAGAACGATTCAGCTATTTACGCAAACTATGGCGAATTCCCGTGGGCAGTCGCTCTTATAAA GAAAAAGCCAACAAAAACATGGTCACCAAACGACTACCTGGGTGGTGGTACTCTGATCCATCCGTCGGTGGTACTGACGGTAGCACACAAGGTTGACAAAATCAATGCTCAAAAG ATAAAAATCCGCGCTGGTGAGTGGGATACACAAACGGTCAAAGAGAAACACCAATATCAAGAGAAAAATGTGAAGAGAATCCTAATTCATCCCCACTTTTTTAAGA CATCGTTGTACTTCGACGTGGCGCTGCTCATCACGGAGAGCCCATTTGATCTTGCAGCCGCACCTCATATAAAACCAGCTTGTCTTGGAACGAGTCTCCCATCCCCCGGGACAGAATGTTTCAGTATGGGCTGGGGTCCAGATTTTAATAATGAGGATAAATATGCGACTATCTTGAAAAag ATCCAGTTACCCTTGGTGGGGTCGGGAGACTGTACGGAGAAACTCCAGCAGTCCAGACTAGGGACGTATTTCAGAATCCACTCGTCCCTAACCTGTGCTGGGGGTATAAAGGGAATCGATACGTGTCAGGGTGACGGGGGCTCAGCTCTAGTCTGCCCTATAGAG ACCAAGAATAATTACACTCGATATGTAGCATATGGCTTGGTAGCGTATGGAATCGACTGCGGTGTAGCTGATCGACCAGGTGTGTACGCGAACATACCAGCAGCACTCGAATGGATAAACCAAGAAATGATCAAACAGAACTATGGTATTGGAACGTACACCGCATGA